The genomic stretch GCTGCTGCACGCCGACAAGGACAGCGAAAGTGTCCCTGCCAGCGCGATGACTGCCCAGGTCCGAAACCGTGCCACGAGGCGGTGCCCCTTCTTGCTGTGTTCGTACGTACGGAAGGGGCCGGTGATCAGCTCAGCGGCCCCAAACGCTCCAGTATCGAACACGGGTAACACTCATGACACAGCCGGGGAGCGCCCGCCCGTCCACTTGTCCGGACATTGCGACGTGCCCAGCCGTCGCCGGTCAGGGCCGGACGAGCAGCTGGAACTCGAAGGAGTAGCGCGTCGGTCGGTAGATGTGGTCGCCGAACTCGACCGCGCGGCCGGTGTCGTCGAAGGTGGTGCGCTGCATGGTGAGCAGCGGGGCGCCCTCGGACTCGGCGAGCCGCTCGGCCTCGGCGGCCGTGGCCGCGCGGGCGCCGATGGACTGGCGGGCGCTGTGCAGGGTGATGCCGGCGGAGCGCATCAGCCGGTACAGGCCGGTGGCCTCCAGCTGCCCGGTGTCCAGGTCGAGCAGGCCCGTCGGAAGGTGGTTGATCAGGTATGCCATCGGCTCGCCGTGGGCGAGGCGCAGCCGCTCGATGCGGTGCACATCACTGCCCTCGGGGACACCGAGCGCGGCGGCGACGGCGGCGCCGGCCGGCAGCACGGTGTTGACCAGCACCTTGGTCGCGGGGCGCTGACCGGCCGCCTCCAGGTCGTCGTAGAGGCTGCTCAGCTCCAGCGGGCGCTTGACCTGGCTGTGCACCACCTGCGTACCGACGCCGCGGCGGCGCACGAGGAGCCCCTTGTCGACGAGGGACTGGATGGCCTGGCGGACGGTCGGCCGGGACAGACCGAGCCGTGCGGCCAGCTCGATCTCGTTGCCCAGCAGGCTGCCCGGGGTGAGGTTGCCGTGCTCGATGGCGGCCTCCAGCTGCTGGGAGAGCTGGAAGTACAGCGGCACCGGGGAGCTACGGTCCACACGGAGATCGAGCGAGACAGTCGGGTCCACATCTGGTTTCGGCACGGGCTTGAGCGTAGCCCCGTGATCGGTTGACGGGAAGTTGTGTAGTCCGATTGTCCGGACATGCACATTGACAGGGTACGGGCTCCGCCCTCACTTTGTTTCCATGCGCATCGGGGTCATCGGTACGGGCCGCATCGGCACCCTTCACGCGAGAACGCTCAGCCGCCACCGAGACGTCGGATCGCTGATCCTGACGGACGCGGATCCGGCGCGTGCGCAAGGGCTGGCGCACCGGCTGGGCGAGACGGCGGCACCGGGGGTGGACGAGATCTTCACGTGGGGCGTGGACGCGGTGGTGATCACCACGGCGACGCCGGCCCATGCGGAGCTGATCGGGCGGGCGGCGCGCTCGGGTCTGCCGGTCTTCTGCGAGAAGCCGATCGCGCTCGATCTGCCGGCCACGCTCGCCGCGCTCGCCGAGGTGGAGACGGCGGGAACGATCCTGCAGATGGGGTTCCAGCGGCGTTTCGACGCGGGATACGCGGGCGCCCGCGAGGCCGTGCGTGCGGGGCGGCTCGGGCGGCTGCACACCGTACGCGCGATGACCTGCGACCAGTCCCCTCCCCCGGCCGAGTGGCTGGCGCTGTCCGGCGGGCTGTTCCGGGACACGCTCATCCACGACTTCGACGTGCTGCGGTGGGTGACGGGGCGTGAGGTGGCCGACGTGTACGCCACCGGGTCGGACGGCGGGCCCGCGATGTTCCGTGAGGCCGGCGACGTCGGCACGGGCGCGGCGCTGCTCACCCTGGACGACGGCACGCTCGCCACGGCCACGGCGACGCGGCTGAACGGGGCCGGGTACGACGTGCGCATGGAGCTGGCCGGGGAGCGGGACACGGTCGTGGTGGGCCTGGACGACCGTACGCCGCTCGCGTCCACCGAGCCGACGGGGCCGCCGCCCGCGGACAAGCCGTGGGAGGGCTTCCTGGAGCGGTTCGGGCCCGCGTACGAGGCCGAGCTGAACGCCTTCGTGGACGTGGTGCTGGGCGAGCGTCCCAACCCGTGCGACGGCCACGAGGCCCTGCAGGCCCTGCGGGTGGCCGAGGCCTGCGAGGTCTCCCGACGGGAGCGGCGCCCGGTGGCCCTGGCTGAGATCCCCGACCGGGTACGGGCGTCGTAGCCCGGGCCCGGCACAACTGCCGCACGGCGGGCGGCCAGGTACGGCTGTGGTGCGGCGGGCCGCCCGCGCCGCCGGTCCCCCCAGGCCCTTGAGGCACTGAGGGAGGCACGACCGGAGCTACGCGGGCGCGACAGCCCGGCCAATGTGCCGCAGGGGGCTACCAGCGGACCGGCAGGGTGCGTACGCCTCTCATCAGGAGGCCGGGGAGCCAGTTGGTGGGGTGGCCGTCGAGGGTGAGGGCGGGGGCTCGGCGCAGGAGGGTGGCTATGGCCGTGCGGCCCTCCAGGCGGGCCAGGGGGGCGCCCAGGCAGAAGTGGATGCCATGGCCGAAGGCGAGGTGACCGCGGGGGTCGCGGTGGATGTCGAAGCGGTCCGGTTCTGCGTAGCGGGCGGCGTCCCGCTGGGCCGCGGTGAGGCCGACCATCACGTGGTCGCCCTGCTTGATGGGGACGCCGGCGATCTCCAGAGGCTCGGCGGCATAGCGGAACGTGGCGGTCTCCACCGGGCCGTCGTAGCGCAGCATCTCCTCGATCGCGCCGTCCAGCAGGCCCATGTCGGCGCGCAGGGCGGCGAGTTGGCCGGGGTGGGTGAGCAGGGCCAGGACGCCGTTGCCGATGAGGTTGACCGTGGTCTCATGGCCTGCGATCAGCAGCAGGTAGGCCATGCCGCGCAGTTCCTCCGGCGAGAGCCGGTCGCCGTCCTCGGCTGTGGTGCGGATCAGGTCGCTGAGCAGGTCGTCGGCCGGACCGGAGCGCCGCTTGTCCTCGATCAGCTCCCTCAGATACTCGGCGAGCCGGACCGTGGCGTCGTACTCGGTCTGCGAGTTGGTCGGTGCGACCACCTCCGACGACAATCCGCGGAACTCGTCGCGGTCGATCTCCGGGACACCGAGCAGCTCGCAGATGACGGTGATGGCCAGCGGGTAGGCGAGGGCGCCGATGAGGTCGGCCCGGCCGGCCGGCAGTACCTCGTCCAGCAGGTCGTCGGTGATCTGCTGGACGCGCGGGCGCAGCCGCTCCACCCGCCGCATCGTGAACGCGCGGGCGACGAGGCCGCGCAGGCGGGTGTGCTGCGGTGGGTCGACGGTCAGCAGGTTCGGGCCGATCAGGTCCTCGTCGAGGAACCGCAGGTCGATTTTGCTGCCGTCCTTGGACAGGCGCGGGTCGGCGAGTGCGGCGCGGGCCTCCTCGTACCCGACGACGAGCCAGCTCGCGTAGTCCTCCTCGGCGCCCGGTGGCCGGACGAGGTGTACCGGGCCCTGCTCGCGCAGCCGGGCGTACACCGCGTGCGGATCGCGGCGCAGTTCGTCGCCGTACTCCCCCAGATCGATCCGTTCCATGACCTTTCCGTCCTCCCGTAGCGGCCCCCGAGGCCAGGACTCAGCACCCCACGCACCGACAACGTCCGAAGCGCGCGGTCAGTGCCCGTCGTCTTCGAGGAGTCCGGCGTCGTACGCCAGCAGCGCGATCTGTACGCGGTTGTCCAGGTCGAGCTTCGCGAGGATGCGGGAGACGTGGGTCTTGACGGTGGCCACGCTCATGAACAGGTCGGCGGCGATCGCGGCGTTGGCGAGGCCGCGGCCGACGGCGACGGCGACCTCGCGCTCGCGGTCGTTGAGGACGGCGAGCCGGTCACGTGCGCGTGCCTGGCGTGCGTCGGCGGCGCTGCCGGCCGCGTGCCGCATCAACTGCCGGGTGACGGCGGGCGACAGCACGGGATCGCCGGCCGCGACCCGGCGTACGGCGTCGACGATCTCGGCGGGCGGGGTGTCCTTCAGCACGAATCCGGCGGCGCCCGCGCGCAGGGCGTGCAGCACCTGCTCGTCGGCGTGGAAGGTGGTGAGCACCACGACCTGCGGGGCGTCGGCCCGTGCGCGCAGCCGCCCGGTCGCGGTGAGCCCGTCCACCGACGGCATACGGATGTCCATGAGGACGACGTCGGGCCGGGTGCGCGAGACGAGTTCCTCGGCCTGGGCGCCGTCCGCGGCCTCCCCGACGATCTCGATGTCCTCGGCCCCGCCGATCATCAGGGCCAGCCCGGCCCGGACCAGCGGGTCGTCGTCGACGAGGAGGAGTCTGATCGGCGTCATGAGCCTTACGTAATCACGGGGCGGGCGGCGCGTGGGGGCGGATCGGCGTACGGGCGCCGTCGTCACGGCGTCGGTCCGGTCTGTCCCCACGGCAGCCAGGCCCGGACCGCGAACCCGCCGTCGGCCGTACTGCCGTGCTCCAGGCGGCCGCCGGTGAGGGTCGCGCGTTCGGTGAGGCCGATCAGGCCCTGGCCGGAGCCGGGGACGAGCGTGGGCTCGGCGGTGGGCGGCGGGTTGGTGACCGTGAGGGTGAGGCCGTCACCGGGGGTGCCGGTGAGGCTCAGGGTGACCTCGGCGCCGGGGGCGTGTTTGCGGGCGTTGGTCAGTGCCTCCTGGGCGATGCGGTAGGCCGTGCGGCCGACGGAGGCGGGGACCGCGGCCGGATCGGCTACGCGGTGGTCCAGCGCGACCTTCATACCGGCCTCGCGGCACTCGGCGACGAGGGCTTCCAGGGCGGCCAGGGTCGGCTGGCGCCGCTCGCCGGCCGTGTCCTCGGACTCCCCGGCCCGCAGCACTCCGATGATCTCCCGCAGATCCTGCAGGGCCTCGTGCGCGCTCTCCCGGATCACACCGGCGGCCCGGACGATCTCCTCGCGCGGCGCGTCAGGCCGGAACTCCAGGGCGCCCGCGTGCACGCTGAGCAGGGTGAGCCGGTGTGCGAGGACGTCGTGCATCTCGCGGGCGATGGCTTCCCGGGCGAGCCGCTGCGCCTGCTCGGCGCGCAGCCGCGCCTCGGTCTCCGCCCGGCGGGCCCGCTCCCGCAGACTGAGCATGAGCAGCCGTTTGGAGCGTACGAACATGCCCCAGCCGATGACGGAGACGGCGAGCAGCACGGCGAACACGACGGATCCCGCGTACGGCAGGTCGTTGTCCGGGCGCCACCAGAAGTAGAGCGGTACGAGGGCGAGGTCGACGCCGCCGATCCAGGCGACGTAGCGGAACGGCCGGTGCACGGCCAAGGTGAACAGGGCGACCATGGCGGCGCCGCACGCCGTGGAGGACACGAAGCCGACGGCGACCATCGCGACGGCGAGGCCGACCGGCCAGCGGCGGCGCAGCCAGACGGTCCCACAGGACAGGGCGCCGAGCACCACATCGAGGATGACGAGACCTTCGGGCACGTCCGGGTGCTGGAGCAGGGCGGCGGCGGTCGCGAGATACAGCAGGACGGCCAGCAGGAAGCAGGAAGTGTCGACGACCCAGTCCCGTGCGGTGCGCCGGGGCGGCCGGCCGTCGGGGCCGGAGTCCGGGTCGAGCCCGTGGAGCAGGGCCGAGGGCAGCATCCACCGGCGGACTCCTGCCCCGCTCGCCATGGTGTGGCTCAGCCCGTTCTCGTTCACGGTCGACCAATTTACGCAGGGCACGGGGCGCCGGCCGCATCCTGCGTGGGATCGGCTACCAAAGTCGCGACCGCATGGACTTTTGGCAGCCGCGGACGCAGGGATCTTCGGCAGTCGCGGACGCACGGACTCTCGGCAGCCGCGGGCGCACGGATTTCGGCCGCGCCCCATCGCACCAGGTCCATCGCACCAGGCCCGGCGCCCCCGCCGTCGTCTACGACCGTCCGCACAAGGAACAGGCCTACGAACAGCAGGCGTTCGCCGCCGCATTGCCGCCGGCGCCCGCCCGTCGGGCATGGTGCTGCTCGCACGATCATCCGCCGGACATGGTGCTGCTCCAGGCCATGACCCAGGCCCTGCGCGCCTCGGCACCGGGCCATGCGCGGCCCGCCGGTCGCGACGCCGCCCCTCGGTGGTACGTCGAGTTCGACGTACCCTGCCGGATCGGCACCGCCCGAAGTCACCCGACGGGCAGGGCCGTTCGTGGCTCCTCGACCGGCGCCCGGAACGGCGCCGAGGGGCGCCGACCGCCTGCCAGGTCCGTCAGGAGCCCCGGGCCCTTGCTTCGCTCGGGGCATCCGTAGCGCATGACAGCGGGCCGCCGGGACGGATTCCCGGCGGCCCGCTCGTGCCATGGAGTTCCTGCCCTGCCCGCGGCCACTGGCGTGGGGGGGGTCTGCCGCTGGGCGGGGCCTGTGTCTCACATGTGTCGCACTGTTCCCTCTGATCCTGCCGACCGGTTCAGCAGCTGAAGTCGACCAGGTCGAACGTGGCGTAGTGGTCGGCGGTGTAGTAGTCCTCCTGGCTCTGCTCACCGGTGACGATGCGTCGGGCACCGCGGGTGGGAGAGCCGGGGGTGACGACCGTGTACTCGTGGTAGTACCCGTACGACTGGCTGGGCAGGACGCCTTCCCTGTTCGAGAAGACGGTGCCGTCCTGCGAGTACGGGTACGGGCCGCCCTGGGCGATCAGGTCCAGGGTGTCGTGGGCCTGCGACGGCAGGTCGTTGTAGCAGATGCTGCCGACCGAGTCGGCCGCGGCGTCCGCCGTGGTGGCGGAGACGGTGCCGCCCACGAGGAGGGCGGACAGGAGCGCTGCTGCGGCGCCGATACGAGTGGCGCGTGGGGGGAATCTCATGCCCTCATGATGACGCGCGTAGACGTTGGCATGTCAACGACAAAGTTGAAGATTTTCCCTCCAAGTCAGATGAGTTTTCGGGGAATTAACCTGCCGAGGCGTCTTCGGGGAGTTCGTACGAGCCGTACTCGGGGTCGCCTGCAAGGTCGTAGGTCTGGATGGAGACGCCCGCGCCCGTGACGCGGCCGCCGGTGTGCCGGAAGCCGGTGGGGACCGTGCCCTCGGTGAACAGGCGGTGGCCGGTGCCGAGGACGACTGGGAAGGTCAGCAGGTGCAGGGTGTCCAGCAGCCGGAGGTCGATCAGGGAGCGGACCAGGGCGCCGCTGCCGTGGACCTGGAGTTCGCCGTCCGTGCGCTCCTTCAGGGCCTGCACCTGCTTGGCGAGGTCGCCGCCGATCACGGTGGTACCGGACCACTGCGGGGCCTGGAGGGTGGAGGAGACGACGTACTTCGGGCGTGCGTTGAGCCGGGCGGCGATCGGGTTGGCCGGGTCGGTCACCTTCGGCCAGTAGCCGGCGAAGATGTCGTACGTACGGCGGCCGAGCAGGAAGGCGCCGACGCGGTCGAAGACCTCGGTGACGAAACGGCCGAAGTCCTCGTCGCCGTACACAAAGCTCCAGCCGCCGTGGGTGAAGCCGCCCCTGGTGTCCTCCTGGGGGCCGCCGGGCGCCTGGTACACGCCGTCGAGGGTGACGAAGATGGTGGAGACGAGCTTGCCCATGGCGGGTGCCTTCTTCCGGGTGCGGGGTCTGTGGTCATCAGTGCAGACCCCGCTGGCACCCGCAACTCATCGGTCCGGCCACGGAGAGAATCGGGCTCAGCCGGCGTGGGTGGAGAACAGTCCGCCGGTCGGGCCCTGCTTGTCGCCGCCCTGGGCCTTCTTCAGGGCGTTGGCGAGGCTCTCGATGGTGAGGGACTGCAGGATCACCCGGCCGTTGCCCTCCAAGGTGGCCAGGGACAGGCCCTCGCCGCCGAACACGGCGTTCATGATCCCCTGGCGGTTGAGGCCGCCGACGCGCTGGACGCCGTACTGGATGCCCTCCTCGAAAGCGACCACGCAGCCGGTGTCCACCTCGATGCGGCCGCCGAAGTCCGCCGGGTTGAGGTCGATGAAGTTGCCCGCGCCGGCGATGATCACCGTGCCGTACCCGGTGAACTTCTCCAGGACGAAGCCTTCGCCGCCGCTCATGCCGGTGCGGCCGCCGGCGAAGGCGATACCGAAGTCGACGGTGGACTCGGCCGCCACGAAGGCGTCCTTCTCGGCGAACCACGCGCGCGTGCCGTCGAGCTCCAGGGCCCGCATCTCGCCGGGCAGCACGCCGGCGAAGCCGACCGTGCCCTCGCCGCCCTGGGAGGTGAAGTACTGGAACGCCAGCGACTCGCCCGCGAGCATGCGCTGGCCGACCTGCATGGCGGTGCCCATCGCCTGGCGCAGCATGCCGCCCATGCCGCCGCCTTGGCCGCTCTGCTGCTGGCCGCCATGGCCCGACGGACCTGACAGCCGTGTCTCCATGGTCACGTTCGTGGTCTTGAACAGGAACTTTCCGGCCTCGCAGTACACGGTCTGGCCGGGCTGCAGGCTGACGACCGCCATCTGCATGGCGTTGCCGACGATCTCTTGCTGAAGGGTCACGTGGGAAAGAACGCGGGAGACGGACCCGTAAGTTCCAGGGGGCGGGAACCGGGTCCGTACGGGTGACACGCGGGGCGCCCGGTGCTGTCCAGGCCGGGGCGCCCCGCGCGCGCGGGGTGGGTCAGCCGCCCAGTTCCTGGTGACGGGCGGCGAGGCCCGCCGCGCCCTGCTCCGTCAGGGAGCCGAACAGGCGCAGGCGGGAGATGCCGCCGTCGGGGAAGATGTCGATCCGGGCGTGTGTGCCGACGGCCGGCTCGGGGAGCACGAAGCGGTGGTCGGTGTCGGGCTGGAGGCGGGTGCGCGGCAGGATCTCGGTCCACTCGCCGCTCTCGCCGTCCTTGACGGAGACCGAGGCCCAGCCCGCGCTGTTGCCCTTCAGATAGGCGGTGTCGATCTCGACGGCGCGGATCTGCGCCTGGGCGACCAGCTGGTAGCGGATCCAGTCGTTGCCCTGGTCACGGCGGCGGCGGGTCTCCCAGCCGTCGTCCATCTTGCGGGAGCGGCCCGGCTGGATGGTGTTGGTGGCCGGGGAGTAGAAGAGGTTGGAGGCGTCCTCGACCCGGCCGCCGTTCTCCAGGGCGACCACGTCGAAGGTGCCGAGGACCGCGAGCCACTCGGGGTCGGGGACGACCTCGCCGTACACCCGCAGGCGGGCGATGCCGCCATCGGGGTGCTGGTTGACGCGCAGATGCGTGAAGCGCTGCTCGACCGATACGGAGAAACCGTTCGCCGCGTGGCCGCCGACCGGGGTGCGCGGGACGAGGGTCGTCCACTTCACGTCGCCGGAGAGCAGTTCCCCGGGCGAGGGCGAACCCGGTACCGAGGCGGCCTCGACGGAGACGGCCTGCGGGTAGTTGCCGCGGAAGTGGGCGGTGTCGACGACGATCCCGCGGATCACCCCGGGCGCGCCGAGGCGGACCAGCGCCCAGTCGTGGTCCTCCGCGGCCGGCCACGGGTGCTCGGCGGAGACACCGCGCCGGCGGCGGGTCTCCCAGCCGTCCATGATCTTGCCTTTGTGCCCGAAGTGCTCGGGGTCGAACTCGGCCCGCTCGGGCACCAGCAGGTTCTCCCGCTGGGCGAAGAACTCGTCGTTGGCGGCGATGACACCGGCGCCGAGCTGCCGGTCGGCGAGGTTGGCGTACTGGGTGAAGGGGAAGTCGGCGGTGCGGTAGTCCGCGTACGGGTCGCCGCCTCCGTAGGGGTTCGCGTCGCCGGTGAAGCTCGCCAGACTCGATTGATGCAGCGCCGTCACGGTGATCAGGGGTTCCTTTCTGGGCGTCGGCCGGTTGCCGGTGGCCGAGGTGGCTTACTGGGGGCGGGCGAGCAGGGAGCCCTTGGGCTCGGTGAACTCGCCGCCGTCGACGATGCGTTCGCCGCGCAGCCAGGTGGACTTCACTACGCCGTACAGGGTCTTGCCGGCGTACGCGGTGACCCGGTTGCGGTGCTGGAGGCCGGCCGGGTCGACGGTGAACGTCTCGTCGGGGGCGAGGACGGCGAAGTCGGCGTCGCGGCCCGGGGCGATGGCGCCCTTGGAGGCGTCCAGGCCCACGAGTGCGGCCGTCCGCGTGGACATCCAGCGCACGACGTCCTCCAGGCCGTACCCACGCGCGCGTGCCTCGGTCCATACGGCGGAGAGGCTGAGCTGGAGACCGGAGATGCCGCCCCAGGCGGTGGCGAAGTCGGCGGTCTTCAGGTCGGCGGTGGAGGGCGAGTGGTCGGTGACGACACAGTCGATGGTGCCGTCGGCCAGCGCCTCCCAGAGCAGGTCCTGGTTGGCGGCCTCCCGGATGGGCGGGCAGCACTTGAACTCGCTGGCGCCGTCCGGGACTTCCTCGGCGGTGAGGACGAGGTAGTGCGGGCAGGTCTCCACGGTGACGCGGACGCCCTCGGCGCGGGCGGCGCGGATCAGCGGCAGCGCGTCACTGGAGGAGAGGTGCAGGACGTGCACGCGCGCGCCGATCCGCTTCGCCTGCGCGATGAGGTTCGCGATGGCCGCGTCCTCGGCGTCGCGCGGGCGGGAGGCAAGGTAGTCGGCGTACCTGGGGCCGCCGTGCTGCGGGGCGGCGGCCAGGTGGTGCGGGTCCTCGGCGTGCGCGATCAGCAGGCCGCCGAAGCCGGCGATCTCCGCCAGGGACTGGGCGAGCTGGTCCTGGTCGAGGTGCGGGAACTCGTCCACGCCGGACGGGGACAGGAACGCCTTGAAGCCGAAGACGCCGGCGTCGTGCAGCGGGCGCAGGTCCTTGACGTTGTCCGGCAGGGCGCCGCCCCAGAAGCCGACGTCGATGTGCGCCTTGTCGGCGGCGACCTGCTGCTTGATCCGCAGGTTCTCGACCGTGGTGGTCGGCGGGAGGGAGTTGAGCGGCATGTCGATCAGCGTGGTGATGCCGCCGGCCGCCGCCGCGCGGGTGGCGGTCCAGAAGCCCTCCCACTCGGTGCGGCCCGGGTCGTTGACGTGCACGTGGGTGTCGACGAGGCCGGGCAGCAGGACGTGGTCGCCGAAGTCCTCCAGCCGTGCGCCGGCCGGGATCTCCGTGTCGTACGACAGGACGGCCGTGATCTTCCCGGCGGACACGGCGACCGAGGCGGCCCGCGTCCCTTCCGGAGTGATGACGCGCGTCGTGCGCAGGACCAGTTCAGCGTCGGACACCCGAACCCCTCTCTGTACCGCCGTTTTACGCCCCAGAAACGGGATTTACACCCACGTAACGGATTTCAACGTTCTGTTGAAGGAGTCTTCACTCCCACTTCTCCGTCGTCAAGGGGCACACTGCTGGGCAGCGCGCACCCTGCACTCACTCTGGACGTTTCCACAAAGCGGAATTAGAATTCCAGCAAGCAGAACGTAGCTACGTACAAGCAGGGAGTCAACCGACTGCCGGGTAGGCTTCTGCACTCCTGCCAGCCCCCGAAAGGAACGCGCCGTGCCGACGTCCAGCGCCAGCACCACCGACTCCGCCAAGCCCTCCGCCGGGGGCGGTGTCCAGTCCCTGGAGCGCGCCTTCGACCTGCTCGAACGGATGGCGGACGCGGGCGGCGAGGTCGGTCTGAGCGAGCTGTCCGCGACCAGCGGGCTGCCGCTGCCGACCATCCACCGGCTGATGCGCACCCTGGTCGCCTGCGGCTACGTCCGCCAGCAGCCGAACCGGCGGTACGCGCTCGGCCCCCGGCTCATCCGGCTCGGCGAGTCGGCGTCCCGGCTGCTCGGCACGTGGGCGCGGCCGTATCTCGCCCGGCTGGTCGAGGAGACCGGCGAGACCGCGAACATGGCGCTGCTCGACGGCGACGAGATCGTGTACGTGGCGCAGGTGCCGTCGAAGCACTCGATGCGGATGTTCACCGAGGTGGGCCGGCGGGTGCTGCCGCACTCGACCGGAGTGGGCAAGGCGCTGCTGGCCGGGGTGCCCGACGACGACGTGCGGGCCCTGCTGGCGCGTACCGGGATGCCCGCGGCCACGGAGAAGACCATCACCACGCCCGAGGGGTTCCTGGCCGCGCTGGAGGATGTACGACGCACCGGGTACGCCGTCGACGACAACGAGCAGGAGATCGGCGTGCGGTGCCTCGCGGTGTCCGTGCCCGAGTCTCCGACGGCTGCGGCGATTTCGATCTCCGGGCCCGCTGGACGGGTTACCGAAGCCGCGACCGACAAGATCGTGCCGGTACTGCAGCAGATCGCCCTTGAGCTGTCTCAGGCCTTGGCGAGTTCTGGCGCCTGAAGGGGGTGCCCTTCTCGGGGAGCCGCACTCAGCCCCGCTGTGTCGGTTCCCCGAAGAGGTTGACCGCTTCCCGGACCCCGCTCAGGCCCCTCGCCAAGGCGCTCACCGAACCGATCGCTCCCGCGATCAGTAACAGGGAGTTGCGCAAGCGCGGGATCTCCGGCGAGCCGCCGGAGGCCATCGCCGCGAGCGCGGCCAGTTCGTCCTCGGCGATGGCGCGGTCGGGGAACTCGGACGGGAGCGCGGCCAGTTCGCGGCGCAGCCGGGACACCGCGGTCCGCAGTTCCGCCACTCTCGGGTCCTCGTAGCTGCCGGTCACCGGTCTCTGCCCCAAGCTCCGCAACACAGCCCTCCCCCCTCACACGCCGTCGTGCGCGGGCCAGTAAACGCCACCGCG from Streptomyces roseochromogenus subsp. oscitans DS 12.976 encodes the following:
- the allB gene encoding allantoinase AllB, which codes for MSDAELVLRTTRVITPEGTRAASVAVSAGKITAVLSYDTEIPAGARLEDFGDHVLLPGLVDTHVHVNDPGRTEWEGFWTATRAAAAGGITTLIDMPLNSLPPTTTVENLRIKQQVAADKAHIDVGFWGGALPDNVKDLRPLHDAGVFGFKAFLSPSGVDEFPHLDQDQLAQSLAEIAGFGGLLIAHAEDPHHLAAAPQHGGPRYADYLASRPRDAEDAAIANLIAQAKRIGARVHVLHLSSSDALPLIRAARAEGVRVTVETCPHYLVLTAEEVPDGASEFKCCPPIREAANQDLLWEALADGTIDCVVTDHSPSTADLKTADFATAWGGISGLQLSLSAVWTEARARGYGLEDVVRWMSTRTAALVGLDASKGAIAPGRDADFAVLAPDETFTVDPAGLQHRNRVTAYAGKTLYGVVKSTWLRGERIVDGGEFTEPKGSLLARPQ
- a CDS encoding IclR family transcriptional regulator — protein: MPTSSASTTDSAKPSAGGGVQSLERAFDLLERMADAGGEVGLSELSATSGLPLPTIHRLMRTLVACGYVRQQPNRRYALGPRLIRLGESASRLLGTWARPYLARLVEETGETANMALLDGDEIVYVAQVPSKHSMRMFTEVGRRVLPHSTGVGKALLAGVPDDDVRALLARTGMPAATEKTITTPEGFLAALEDVRRTGYAVDDNEQEIGVRCLAVSVPESPTAAAISISGPAGRVTEAATDKIVPVLQQIALELSQALASSGA
- a CDS encoding DUF5955 family protein, whose protein sequence is MLRSLGQRPVTGSYEDPRVAELRTAVSRLRRELAALPSEFPDRAIAEDELAALAAMASGGSPEIPRLRNSLLLIAGAIGSVSALARGLSGVREAVNLFGEPTQRG